The Halotia branconii CENA392 region TATCCAAGTTGAGGGTCAATAGCAGAGTACGACAGCCGAGACGAGCAGATGCGAGGGCTGCTTCGCAACCGGAGTGACCTGCACCGACGACAATGACATCAAAAGCGTCTTGAAATTCAACGGAATTGTGCATAGTCATATTTACAGGGTCAGCAAACTGAGAATTAATCATAATTTTAACTGATCCGTAGCAGTCCTATGATGGCAGTGAGCCAGAGTGAGCGATCGCACTCATGGTCTGTCTCATTAGTTCTAAAGGTTAAAATTATTAACCGTATAAATTACTACAAAATAGCAAACTGAAAATTATTGGTGCTTGTTGTGATACTGACACTGGAAAAGTCTTTGTGGTTATCTAAACTAACTTACGTACAAAAGCGATCGCTTCTGCTGGTGTTGAAATTTTCCCCTCAGCTCGTGCTATGGCAATTTCTGTTAGGAGTTCGCCCACCACTGGCGAAGCTGGAATATTTAATGTTATTATTAGTTCTTTACCACTCACTAATGGAGTGGCATGAGCGACCAGATCATCAGGGTTGAGGTAGCGGCTGATTAATGGTGCGTAAGCGCTAAGCGATTTATTCCCAGACATCACCTCTACCGGAGTATTGTTACTTAAGGCTAAAACTACTGTAGCCACAAATACAATCCCCGCTTCCTGGAACAAAAAATACTGTTCTCGTAAAGACATATTGGTTAAGTTTAACCGTGGGAACAGCTTTAGGGCAGTTGTAACAGCCCGAATTTCTGCACGACTATAGGTAAGTTCCTGTAATTCTATTTCCGCAACTTCTGGATTTGGATGCACAAGACAAGCAAGTTTGGCAATACCCAACCAAGTAGTTTTGACTGTATCACGCACATACTGTTGCAGTTCTATTCCTAGTTGAGACCAGTTTTTTGTTAGTAGGGCTGCTGCTTTGTCAACCGCAGCCAATTTTTGGCAACTTTCAGGTGTAGCATTTCGGAAAAAATGCGTAATTACACCATCTTTTACAGCACTGGCTATCCAAGGAGTGCCTTGAGGACTGGCTAATAAATAGCCAATTTCTACCCGCACTCGTTCTGCTGCAACTTCAGTTATATGTGATGCCAAAGTGCGAATGGTGGTTTGGGTAGTCGGTTCAATGGTAAAACCTAGTTGAGCAGCTTGGCGATAGGCTCGCATCAACCGCAAAGGATCATTTGCTAGATTTATTGGTGATACCATTCGCAATTGACGCTGTTCTAAGTCTGCATAGCCTTGGAGAGGATCAATAATTTCTTGGGTGTAGGGATTGTAGGCGATCGCATTGATTGTAAAATCTCTTCTATGCAAGTCAGTTGTTAAACTATCGCCTTCTTGTTGGGCAAAATCGGCTGTAGCATTAGGAAATACTACACGAGCAATTTTTCGTTCAGCATCAAGTAATACAAACCCAGCTTGATAACGACGAGCGATCGCTCTTGCTACCTTAACAGCATCGGATGGGATCACAAAATCTAGATCCAAGTATTCGCGACTTCTTCCCAAAATGGCATCCCGAACAGCACCACCTACCATGTAAGCTGGTTGTGGTAAATATTCCAGACTAAAAGGCCAATTTTCGGGAGCGAGGGTAGATGGAACTGGAATATGCATTGTAATAAAAATCAATCCAGCAGCTAATGAATAAAGGTTGGACTTAAGCTAAATTAACAATAAAGGTTCCTGGAGTTGGTTCTATTATGTGTATTTGCGTGAACTGCCACTATGTAGATCGCTGTGTAACCTATAATGCCGTAGAAACGCAGCACCAACAGCCCCACTTGACTGAAAACCCCACTTTTGACCCCAATGAACCCTCTATTAATGTCAACATCCGTACTAAAGACGATGTCATTGAGATGGAATGGGATGTTGTTGGTTGTTTAAGCTTTAAACAAGAAATGGGTAAGTGGTCGAAATTACGTCCGGGTGAATTAGTCCCTACTTAATCGCAGATGATGTTAGCTTTTCAGGCGACTACTACTTTTAAATGTGGTAGTCGTACTTTATTACGGAATTACCTTTAACCAGCCAAAAATATCACCGACTGTCAACTGTAACCCCTGACAAAATTCTGGCACTGGTAAAACAGCCTCAACTTCCTCAAAACCCAAAGGCTGTCGTTTTGCAGGATAAGCAGCAATAAATCGCTCATCAGGGTCAATTAACCAACCCATTTGAGTACCGTGATTGAGAGCATGTAAGATTTTTTTTGTAACTTTTGTATGGCTTTGCTCTGGGGAAAGAATTTCGATTATCCAGTCAGGTGCTGCGGCAAATGTATTCGCAATATCACCATTTTCGTCTATGGGAAGTCTTGCCCAAGAGAATACAGCGACATCGGGAACTATAGAACGTCCTCCAAAAGTGCAACGTAATTCTGGAAAAGCCCAACCCATTTTTTGTAATTTGATCACAGAATTGATTGTAGGACAGAGTTCTCCTTGAATAGTGCTATGCTTCCCTTGAGGCATCGGTTTTTGAATGATTTGACCGTCTATGTACTCTAAACTTGGTTGAGTTTCTGGTAGTATAATAAACTCTTCTAGGGTCAATATTTTATTTGGGACTTGTAACATTGTTATCCTAGCCTCAACTTATGAGAGTTTTTTTATCGACTCGCACACCATACTCTCCCGAAATATCTGTTGAATGAAGTCCTTTTGAAATTTTAACCCCACTACTGAGATTAGGTCTGTGGGAGTGCAGAAAGGTTGTTCCCAGCTGATTTAAAACCAGAGATGTTCGGTGTGGGGTAAAAAGTGGAGTATGATTCCAGCACTGATAAATTGCTTATCAGCTTCTTCCTTATCTAAATTTAAAATTGGTAAAACTTTGACGACTGAACTAAAACATCCCACAACTAAAAAATACGCTTTATCGCTACACACAACTACTCCCGAATTGGGTTTAACAATTAGTAATTTTGCTAGTGAAACTCGCACTGATGTTTGGAACTTGGGGCGTGAAGTATCTAGCTATATACATCAATATTTGATTGAATTTCTCAAACCCCAAACTTGGGCAGACTTGGCATTTATTGCAGTTGCCAAAGGACCTGGGGGATTTACAGGAACTCGCATTGGTGTTGTCGTCGCCCGCACCTTAGGACAACAATTAGATATTCCTGTGTTTGCTATTTCTACTTTAGCCGCAGTAGCTTGGTCAAAATATATTTCGGAGATTCCTTCAACTATTGTTGTTAATCAGCCTAACAAAAATCAAGCGATCGCTGTGGAAATGCCTGCACAACGAGGTAAAGTTTTTGCTGCTATTTATCAGCCTACGCCAGATACTTGTGGACTCACAGCCTTATTGCCAGATACAGTGTTTACACCAGAAGCATGGCAGGAAACTTTAGCTAACTGGAATACCGATTATCAACTCATTGAGGCTAAATCTGGGTTAGCAGCAACAGTGACAAGCGTTTTAGAATTGGCTTATTTAGAATGGCAACAAGGCAAGTGTCCTGAGTGGTCAGAAGCTTTGCCGTATTATGGGCAACATCCAGTAGAAATTTAGTCTGAGATTCTTATTTAACCTCTTCATACCAAATACCTACTGTCTCAAAAGCAGCATAAGCAAGTTTAAGAAAATTTACAACTCGTTGTTTACCAAGAACCCCAAACTCTTTATACTCTCGTGCTTCAGCAAAAGTTAGACGATGTTGGTCAATAATGTTTCTTTCTTTGTATGCCAGCTTCGGAAAATCTACAACCTGAATTTTATATTTGCTGACTAAATTTTGAATGGTAGCATCAGAATCAACATGCTCCCAATCGTCGCATAGCCCTAAATTCCTGACCAAAACATGAGGGATTTTGATACCATAGCTGTTTACAGACTGCACAAATAGGTTCAGGCTGTCATATCCTCCTGTAGATACAAACCACTTGCAAAAGCTGACTCCTTCAGAACTTCCCAGGTCAATTAAGTGATTTTTCTCAATCCAATTTTTTACAGCTCTATGGGATTGAGCAGCTAAATTGACAATTGCAGGTTTAGACATCGCCATTTCAAAGATTCTATCTGCTTTATCAGCTTGCCGTTCATCTTCAGTAAACACAGCATACTGACATATTCCTTTATATACACCAGCTACATCAGGATTAGACCTATCAGTTTCCACTGGTACAAACGGTATTTTTTTATCCAGACAATACTGAATCATCGTCCTAGTGAGTAGAGACTTCCCTACCCCACCTTTTTCCCCATCCACTAAATGAATCGTCGGCATAAAAACTAACCCTAATACTGATTGATTGATGTCATTTGAATAATATCTACATTTTGCGTGAACTACCTACAACAGATGCAAATATTTTTCCTATTTTATATACCACTACTAACTTTTCAGGTTCAGGGGATGGACTTACGGCGAATTTATTATAAGTTTTGGGAGTTTGAGACCTAGAAATTTTAGTAACTTTCTCAGACTAGTATAGAAGTAAAGCATAGCTTAGCTGACTAAGTATTTTCATACCAGCTTTGCAGCTAAGATGATCGCATTGTAAAAATTTTTAATTGCTTATGCGTGCAATGATTTTGTCAGCACCACGTCAACCTCTACGCTTGGTTGATTTGCCGATGCCAAAACCTAACTCTGAGCAAGTATTGATTCGCGTTCATGCTTGCGCTATTTGCCGCACAGATTTACATATAGTTGATGGAGAATTGACACATCCAAAACTGCCTCTAGTACTTGGGCATCAAATTGTAGGTACGATAGAAGCCAAAGGTGAAGGCGTTGATAAGTTTAATATAGGACAACGAGTGGGTGTACCTTGGCTAGGTCATACTTGCAATCACTGCCGCTATTGTCTCTCTAATCGGGAAAATCTTTGTGATTACGCTGAGTTTACAGGTTATAACCTGGATGGTGGCTATGCTGAGTACACCGTTGCTGACCATCACTTTTGCTTTCCCTTAGACCCTAGTTATCCTGATTTACAAGCTGCACCCCTATTGTGTGGTGGTTTAATTGGCTATCGCGCTTACAGTATGACTGGTGATGCCCAGAAACTGGGCTTTTATGGTTTTGGTTCATCAGCTCATATACTGATTCAATTAGCTCGCCATCAACAACGTCAGGTTTTTGCTTTTACTCGTCCTGGTGATGAGCAAGGACAAGAATTTGCCCGTCAATTAGGTGCAGTTTGGGCTGGTGGCTCAGATGTATTACCTCCAGAACCTTTAGATGCAGCAATTATTTTTGCTCCTATAGGAAAACTAGTACCAACTGCTTTACGTGCAGTTGTCAAAGGTGGTGTGGTAGTTTGTGCAGGTATTCACATGAGCGATATTCCTGCTTTTCCTTACGAAATTCTTTGGGAAGAACGAGTATTGCGTTCTGTTGCTAATTTAACTCGTCAAGATGGAGAAGAGTTTCTAACTTTAGCTCCCCAAATTCCCATTCATACAGAAGTGAATGCTTTTGCTTTAACTCAAGCAAATGAAGCTTTAGATGCGTTGCGTAGTGGCAAAATTGAAGGCTCAGCCGTATTGGTTGTAGATTAACAAAGGTAAAGTGACAGTGACCTAAAACCATCTGCTCTCCCGTTAACGGCTAAGTTGAGCAGCAGTCAACAGCCTGGAACTCAACACCAATGGCTTTCAATCGTCCGCTGCATTTGATATCATGTCCGGCTTATTAGTTATAAATCCCGCATCTGTGCAAAAATCTGAAAACTCTTTCTCCCCCTGGTTACTGAGCGTAGCCGAAGTATGCCCCCTGCGGTCCTAATGATAAGTCTTTACCCGAACACGATATGAATTGTTATGCCACGATCATCTACCAGCTCTCAGCACTTGTTCAGCCGTCAATTTCAGCCCTGAGAAGGTTAGAGAGGTAATAGTCTGATTGCCTCGAAGCTGCTGAATTTCGTACTCTCCATCCACTAGTGTACAAATAGATAAAGTAGGTTGTTTGGGTTTCCCAATGTATCGAGTCCCACCCAATCCTGCGTAGTCTGCAATCCAATATTCGGGGATGCCTAAAGCCGCATAGTCTTCAACCTCACGGGCATAATCGTTTTGCCAGTTGCTACTCACAACTTCCGCCACAAATTTAATTGAACTGCCCAGCGTCAGAATCGACTGGTCAGACCAAAGCAATTCTTTGGTAAGTTCATCGCGATCAACCACTGCAACATCAGGTCGGAATGCGGTCATCCCACTATTAGAAGGGCGCAATATTCCCCGCTGGAGAACAAACCAAGGCAAGCCTGTTACATCGATCTGGACACAGATCTTTGTGGTAATAAAGGCTGC contains the following coding sequences:
- a CDS encoding CCA tRNA nucleotidyltransferase, with amino-acid sequence MHIPVPSTLAPENWPFSLEYLPQPAYMVGGAVRDAILGRSREYLDLDFVIPSDAVKVARAIARRYQAGFVLLDAERKIARVVFPNATADFAQQEGDSLTTDLHRRDFTINAIAYNPYTQEIIDPLQGYADLEQRQLRMVSPINLANDPLRLMRAYRQAAQLGFTIEPTTQTTIRTLASHITEVAAERVRVEIGYLLASPQGTPWIASAVKDGVITHFFRNATPESCQKLAAVDKAAALLTKNWSQLGIELQQYVRDTVKTTWLGIAKLACLVHPNPEVAEIELQELTYSRAEIRAVTTALKLFPRLNLTNMSLREQYFLFQEAGIVFVATVVLALSNNTPVEVMSGNKSLSAYAPLISRYLNPDDLVAHATPLVSGKELIITLNIPASPVVGELLTEIAIARAEGKISTPAEAIAFVRKLV
- a CDS encoding Ycf34 family protein — translated: MCICVNCHYVDRCVTYNAVETQHQQPHLTENPTFDPNEPSINVNIRTKDDVIEMEWDVVGCLSFKQEMGKWSKLRPGELVPT
- a CDS encoding Uma2 family endonuclease; this translates as MLQVPNKILTLEEFIILPETQPSLEYIDGQIIQKPMPQGKHSTIQGELCPTINSVIKLQKMGWAFPELRCTFGGRSIVPDVAVFSWARLPIDENGDIANTFAAAPDWIIEILSPEQSHTKVTKKILHALNHGTQMGWLIDPDERFIAAYPAKRQPLGFEEVEAVLPVPEFCQGLQLTVGDIFGWLKVIP
- the tsaB gene encoding tRNA (adenosine(37)-N6)-threonylcarbamoyltransferase complex dimerization subunit type 1 TsaB — its product is MTTELKHPTTKKYALSLHTTTPELGLTISNFASETRTDVWNLGREVSSYIHQYLIEFLKPQTWADLAFIAVAKGPGGFTGTRIGVVVARTLGQQLDIPVFAISTLAAVAWSKYISEIPSTIVVNQPNKNQAIAVEMPAQRGKVFAAIYQPTPDTCGLTALLPDTVFTPEAWQETLANWNTDYQLIEAKSGLAATVTSVLELAYLEWQQGKCPEWSEALPYYGQHPVEI
- a CDS encoding mobilization protein: MPTIHLVDGEKGGVGKSLLTRTMIQYCLDKKIPFVPVETDRSNPDVAGVYKGICQYAVFTEDERQADKADRIFEMAMSKPAIVNLAAQSHRAVKNWIEKNHLIDLGSSEGVSFCKWFVSTGGYDSLNLFVQSVNSYGIKIPHVLVRNLGLCDDWEHVDSDATIQNLVSKYKIQVVDFPKLAYKERNIIDQHRLTFAEAREYKEFGVLGKQRVVNFLKLAYAAFETVGIWYEEVK
- a CDS encoding zinc-dependent alcohol dehydrogenase family protein encodes the protein MRAMILSAPRQPLRLVDLPMPKPNSEQVLIRVHACAICRTDLHIVDGELTHPKLPLVLGHQIVGTIEAKGEGVDKFNIGQRVGVPWLGHTCNHCRYCLSNRENLCDYAEFTGYNLDGGYAEYTVADHHFCFPLDPSYPDLQAAPLLCGGLIGYRAYSMTGDAQKLGFYGFGSSAHILIQLARHQQRQVFAFTRPGDEQGQEFARQLGAVWAGGSDVLPPEPLDAAIIFAPIGKLVPTALRAVVKGGVVVCAGIHMSDIPAFPYEILWEERVLRSVANLTRQDGEEFLTLAPQIPIHTEVNAFALTQANEALDALRSGKIEGSAVLVVD
- a CDS encoding Uma2 family endonuclease, producing the protein MTITLDQPIQKKPLNFDEFLASYGGDNRYELIDGEVFDLEPTGSHEEVAAFITTKICVQIDVTGLPWFVLQRGILRPSNSGMTAFRPDVAVVDRDELTKELLWSDQSILTLGSSIKFVAEVVSSNWQNDYAREVEDYAALGIPEYWIADYAGLGGTRYIGKPKQPTLSICTLVDGEYEIQQLRGNQTITSLTFSGLKLTAEQVLRAGR